A region of Allocoleopsis franciscana PCC 7113 DNA encodes the following proteins:
- a CDS encoding PAS domain S-box protein encodes MPIPTISPLVKKVLRKLPLRLVLTLPFVLQTVGAVTLVGYLSYRSGQQAVADLANQLMQAKGDRIVQSLEQYLKTPKDLVRENQAAMKLGILDWQNTSLIETYFVEQLKIHTDVSSLVIGTERKDFLSVTRPHPDRFTIRQRNPETGALENYAADLQGNRLYLQDTLPNYEPHADPPTRPWYKVAKDSKEGHWQLVVSLVRGKEQPLLLLAYFLPFVDPLGQFQGVLSGSVFLDQTGEFLHRLQIGKTGQAFIMDEKGLLITTSTTEEPFHLNRSIEPKETLPPEVLRLAAKDSQNPVTRTAAAWSVKPDAHPMGFRLQNKSYFGRVIPFQLDNQIRWTIVVVVPESDFMAQIQANIYRTLMLCGLALLGAISSGIWTSKRISRSLFRLTQATETVAVGTLDTPLPVTRIAEVESLTASFRQMVMALQEANQLRQNYAQDLERQVALKTAALTEAQHIAKVGSWEFDLAKQEVIWSQELYRIYEAEEQAPVPRPDLTIQQIHPDDQERFQREVVEAMIAPGFFDTDLRIITQKGNIRYIHAKGQPIYNAQKEVVKWVGTVADISDRKVTELALQAQEQQLSSIAANIPGGIYRAVYSADGNLLSLYLSDSYRQLLGYDPNELLQDPGGLNNALNLIHPDDRPKFFQALQLAGQTLEPVQLEYRLMTASGEGKWIIDHARFQKGEQGELIVDGVDIDISDRKLAEVALQQSEERFQEIASTINQFFFVRCAKSQQFLYVSPAYEKIFGSTCESLYKNSDSWLEAIHPDERQQIIASLSQQFQGHSVRREYRIIRPDGAIRWIYAQILIVRDEAGHPLRYIGFADDITERKQAEENLQRYERIVSATADGIALLDRNYIYQVVNQTYLIWHNKQYEEIVGHSVADLLGEDLYQNLVKECLDRTVAGETVRYQAWFEFKAEPTKQRFLNVTYSPYYETDNTISGVVVGLRDLTQQKQAEDALRQSEERLKYLLTASPAVIFSCKPEGDYRATFMSQNVRAILGYDAQEFLNSSQFWEMRVHSDDLEGIVASLPQLFEQGSCTYEYRFLHADGTYHWLYTQLRLVKDEVGNPFECIGYLIDINDKKRAELSLQASQSRFAGILEIANDAIITVDALQQITLFNQGAEKIFGYRADEVLGQPLDLLLPSRVRDIHHQHVTAFSESVGTARRMAERGEIFARRKDGSEFPAEASISKLEINGEIISTAILRDISDRKHAEAALKHSEERYLAIIEDQTELITRFQPDGTLTFVNQAFCRYYAKSRSEILNKRYQPFIFPQDLEKIRQFLDSLNVEKPLGTIEHRVIVAGEIRWMQWINRAIFDEQGNFVEFQSVGRDITEQRKAQEALKNSERKFKGAFDTIAVGMCLVSIAGGFLEVNTALCQMLGYSESQLLSIRWQDIVYQEDQFQELECVERMYAGEQDGYQLEQQFVCQDGTVIWGLSSVSLMRGIHQEPMYLIAQVTDITERKQAEIALQAAKEAAESANRAKSKFLANMSHELRTPLNGILGYAQILQRNKDTTPQQKKGVDIIQQCGEHLLTLINDILDLSKIEAEKLGLYPDDFNFSAFLKGVFEIFCLKAAQKSIDFRYVTSNKLPTVVHADEKRLRQILINLLSNAVKFTDAGSITFKVEVIGSNKQDQLSINNPKSKIQNQLIRFQVEDTGIGMTSEQLEKIFLPFEQVGNSSRYAEGTGLGLSITEKLVCLMGSQIFVESTPGVGSKFWFDLDLPVVSNPIESTLIKSTHTIIGYQGKKRKILIVDDRWENCAVLVNLLEPLGFELTKAANGQEGLEKAIEVQPDLIFVDLVMPVMDGYEMTRQLRQFPAFQTTKIIAISANAFEADQLYTLESGCNDFLSKPLQTEELLHKIKSYLDLTWISDPKKTGDGETLSINIVDATLPPMVIPPPEELLALSQAAMIGAISEVEQEIIRLQQLNPEYTAFVTRVLQLAEEFEYEEIVNLVDCYLI; translated from the coding sequence ATGCCCATTCCTACTATTTCTCCCTTAGTGAAAAAAGTCTTGAGAAAACTGCCCCTGCGACTGGTTCTCACCTTACCGTTTGTGCTGCAAACCGTAGGCGCAGTAACTCTAGTGGGCTATCTCTCCTACCGCAGTGGACAGCAGGCGGTTGCAGATTTGGCTAATCAATTGATGCAAGCAAAGGGCGATCGGATTGTTCAAAGTCTAGAGCAATATCTTAAAACCCCAAAGGATTTGGTGAGGGAAAATCAAGCGGCAATGAAGCTGGGGATTTTAGACTGGCAAAATACGTCCCTCATAGAAACCTATTTTGTTGAGCAACTGAAGATTCACACGGATGTCAGTAGTCTCGTGATCGGGACAGAACGCAAAGATTTTCTTTCCGTTACTCGTCCTCATCCTGATCGGTTCACCATTCGCCAACGCAACCCTGAAACGGGGGCGTTGGAAAACTATGCAGCGGATTTACAGGGCAATCGCCTGTACTTGCAAGATACTCTACCCAATTATGAACCCCATGCTGACCCCCCAACCCGTCCGTGGTATAAGGTGGCAAAAGACTCTAAAGAGGGACATTGGCAGTTAGTCGTGTCTCTGGTGCGAGGCAAAGAGCAGCCCTTGCTCCTCCTGGCTTACTTTTTACCATTTGTAGACCCTCTAGGTCAGTTCCAGGGCGTACTCAGTGGTAGCGTCTTTCTTGACCAGACTGGGGAGTTTTTACACCGTCTTCAGATTGGCAAGACTGGACAAGCTTTCATTATGGATGAAAAGGGACTGCTGATTACGACCTCTACCACTGAAGAACCCTTTCACCTGAATCGTTCCATTGAGCCAAAAGAAACGTTACCACCAGAAGTTTTGCGGTTAGCGGCTAAAGACAGCCAAAATCCGGTTACGCGAACAGCCGCAGCTTGGAGCGTGAAACCTGATGCTCATCCTATGGGATTTCGCCTGCAAAACAAATCATATTTTGGGCGTGTTATCCCATTCCAGTTAGATAACCAAATCCGTTGGACGATTGTGGTGGTTGTCCCAGAGTCGGATTTCATGGCTCAAATTCAGGCAAATATTTACCGCACACTGATGCTATGCGGATTGGCGCTACTGGGGGCAATTAGTAGTGGGATTTGGACCTCAAAGCGAATTTCGCGATCGCTTTTTCGCCTTACCCAAGCTACCGAAACCGTAGCTGTTGGCACCCTTGATACACCGCTTCCAGTTACCCGCATTGCTGAAGTGGAGAGTTTGACGGCATCCTTTCGCCAGATGGTGATGGCACTTCAAGAAGCCAACCAACTTCGCCAAAACTATGCCCAAGATTTAGAACGACAGGTTGCTTTAAAAACGGCTGCCCTCACCGAAGCTCAACACATTGCGAAGGTTGGCAGTTGGGAGTTTGATCTGGCGAAACAGGAGGTGATTTGGTCACAGGAACTGTATCGCATTTATGAAGCCGAAGAGCAAGCGCCGGTACCCAGACCGGATCTAACCATTCAGCAGATTCATCCCGATGATCAGGAACGATTCCAACGGGAGGTGGTTGAAGCGATGATTGCTCCTGGATTCTTCGATACTGATTTAAGGATCATTACCCAGAAAGGCAACATTCGCTATATCCATGCCAAGGGACAACCCATTTACAATGCCCAAAAAGAGGTGGTGAAGTGGGTAGGTACGGTTGCCGATATTAGCGATCGCAAAGTAACTGAACTGGCACTGCAAGCACAAGAGCAACAGTTATCCAGCATTGCCGCCAATATTCCCGGTGGCATTTATCGAGCAGTTTATTCCGCAGACGGCAACCTGTTGAGCTTGTATTTAAGTGATAGCTACCGCCAACTTTTAGGATATGACCCCAATGAATTGCTCCAAGATCCAGGGGGTTTAAATAATGCCTTAAATCTGATCCACCCAGATGATCGTCCCAAATTTTTCCAGGCATTACAACTAGCCGGACAAACATTAGAACCGGTTCAGCTGGAGTATCGGTTAATGACTGCATCAGGAGAAGGGAAATGGATTATCGATCACGCCCGATTTCAAAAGGGGGAGCAGGGTGAACTGATTGTAGATGGGGTGGATATTGACATTAGCGATCGCAAACTTGCAGAAGTTGCACTACAGCAGAGTGAGGAGCGTTTTCAGGAAATTGCATCCACGATTAACCAATTTTTCTTTGTTCGTTGTGCCAAATCTCAACAATTTCTGTATGTTAGTCCCGCTTACGAAAAGATTTTTGGAAGCACCTGTGAGAGCTTATATAAAAACTCTGACTCTTGGTTAGAGGCGATACATCCCGACGAGCGCCAACAGATTATTGCATCTCTTTCACAACAGTTTCAAGGCCACTCGGTCAGGCGAGAGTACCGCATTATTCGTCCCGATGGTGCAATTCGCTGGATTTATGCACAAATCTTGATAGTTCGGGATGAAGCCGGTCATCCACTCCGCTACATAGGCTTTGCTGATGACATCACAGAGCGCAAACAAGCTGAGGAAAACTTACAACGGTATGAACGGATTGTTTCCGCAACAGCCGATGGTATTGCATTGCTAGATCGGAACTATATTTATCAGGTGGTCAATCAGACTTATCTGATTTGGCATAATAAACAGTACGAAGAGATTGTAGGACATTCAGTCGCCGATCTTTTAGGCGAAGATTTATATCAAAATCTGGTTAAAGAGTGTTTAGATCGAACGGTAGCTGGAGAGACTGTTCGTTATCAAGCCTGGTTTGAGTTTAAGGCTGAGCCGACAAAACAACGCTTCTTGAATGTTACTTACTCGCCTTATTATGAGACAGACAATACCATATCAGGAGTAGTTGTCGGACTGCGGGATCTCACACAACAGAAACAAGCTGAAGACGCATTGCGCCAAAGCGAAGAACGCCTGAAATATCTGCTCACCGCTAGTCCCGCCGTCATTTTTAGCTGCAAGCCTGAGGGAGATTATCGGGCTACATTTATGAGCCAGAATGTCCGCGCTATTCTGGGCTACGACGCACAAGAATTTCTCAACAGTTCCCAGTTTTGGGAGATGCGCGTCCACTCGGACGATTTGGAGGGCATTGTCGCCAGTTTACCGCAATTGTTCGAGCAGGGGTCTTGCACCTACGAATACCGCTTCTTACATGCGGATGGAACTTACCATTGGTTATACACTCAACTGAGGTTGGTCAAGGATGAAGTGGGCAACCCCTTTGAGTGCATTGGTTATTTGATTGATATTAATGATAAAAAGCGTGCAGAACTTTCCTTGCAAGCCTCTCAATCTCGATTTGCAGGCATTCTCGAAATTGCTAACGATGCCATTATTACCGTAGACGCCTTGCAACAAATCACTCTGTTTAACCAGGGAGCGGAAAAGATATTTGGCTACAGAGCGGATGAAGTTTTAGGGCAACCCCTCGATTTGCTCTTGCCTAGTCGTGTGAGAGACATACATCATCAGCACGTTACTGCCTTTAGCGAATCGGTTGGTACAGCAAGACGCATGGCAGAGCGGGGCGAGATTTTTGCCCGCCGCAAAGACGGGAGTGAGTTTCCGGCTGAAGCCTCAATTTCTAAGCTGGAAATCAACGGCGAAATCATCTCTACTGCTATTTTGCGTGATATTAGCGATCGCAAACATGCCGAAGCAGCCCTTAAACATAGTGAGGAACGCTACCTTGCCATTATTGAAGATCAGACAGAACTGATTACTCGATTTCAACCGGATGGTACACTCACTTTCGTGAATCAAGCCTTCTGCCGCTATTATGCTAAGTCACGATCAGAGATTCTGAATAAACGTTATCAACCGTTTATTTTCCCACAAGACCTGGAAAAAATCAGGCAATTCCTAGACTCCCTCAACGTGGAAAAACCTCTAGGAACCATTGAACATCGGGTTATTGTTGCTGGGGAAATTCGCTGGATGCAATGGATTAACCGGGCAATATTTGATGAGCAAGGTAACTTTGTTGAGTTCCAGTCAGTAGGACGAGATATTACAGAACAAAGAAAAGCTCAGGAAGCCCTCAAAAACAGTGAACGTAAATTTAAGGGAGCCTTTGATACCATCGCCGTAGGGATGTGTCTGGTCTCGATTGCGGGTGGATTTTTAGAAGTTAATACAGCTTTATGTCAAATGTTGGGCTATTCTGAGTCGCAACTTTTATCTATAAGGTGGCAAGATATTGTCTATCAAGAAGACCAATTTCAAGAGCTAGAATGCGTAGAGCGAATGTATGCTGGTGAACAAGACGGTTATCAACTTGAACAACAATTTGTTTGTCAAGATGGAACAGTGATATGGGGACTATCCAGTGTTTCCTTGATGCGCGGTATTCACCAAGAACCTATGTATCTAATTGCCCAAGTTACTGATATTACAGAGCGCAAACAAGCCGAAATCGCCCTGCAAGCTGCCAAGGAAGCCGCAGAATCGGCAAATCGAGCAAAAAGCAAGTTCTTGGCGAATATGAGCCACGAACTCCGTACCCCTCTCAATGGCATTTTGGGCTACGCGCAAATTCTGCAACGGAATAAAGACACGACTCCTCAACAAAAGAAAGGTGTGGACATTATCCAACAGTGCGGCGAACACCTGCTCACACTGATTAACGACATTTTAGACCTCTCTAAAATTGAAGCAGAGAAACTTGGACTCTACCCAGACGATTTTAATTTTTCCGCCTTCCTCAAAGGGGTTTTTGAAATCTTTTGCCTCAAAGCCGCACAAAAATCAATTGACTTTAGATATGTAACGTCTAACAAACTCCCTACGGTAGTTCATGCTGACGAAAAGCGACTGCGCCAAATCTTAATTAACCTTTTAAGCAATGCTGTCAAATTTACTGATGCTGGTAGTATTACGTTCAAGGTAGAGGTAATTGGAAGTAATAAACAAGACCAATTATCAATTAATAATCCAAAATCCAAAATTCAAAATCAATTGATTCGCTTCCAAGTTGAAGATACTGGCATCGGTATGACGAGTGAGCAATTGGAAAAAATATTCTTGCCTTTCGAGCAGGTTGGGAATAGTTCCCGTTATGCAGAAGGAACGGGTTTGGGGCTATCGATTACTGAGAAACTTGTCTGTTTAATGGGAAGCCAAATTTTTGTTGAAAGTACTCCTGGGGTTGGGAGCAAATTTTGGTTTGACTTAGACTTGCCTGTTGTCTCAAACCCAATAGAGTCAACACTCATCAAATCAACCCATACTATCATTGGCTATCAGGGCAAGAAACGGAAAATTCTTATTGTTGATGACCGTTGGGAGAATTGCGCCGTCCTCGTCAATCTCCTAGAACCCCTCGGATTTGAACTCACAAAGGCAGCGAATGGACAAGAGGGTTTAGAAAAAGCCATTGAGGTGCAACCGGATTTAATTTTTGTTGACTTAGTCATGCCTGTAATGGATGGTTACGAAATGACCCGGCAACTACGTCAATTCCCAGCGTTTCAAACTACAAAGATTATTGCCATCTCTGCCAATGCCTTTGAAGCTGACCAACTTTATACCCTGGAATCTGGCTGCAACGATTTTCTCTCCAAGCCGCTTCAAACTGAAGAATTGTTACACAAAATCAAGAGTTACTTAGACTTAACCTGGATTTCTGACCCGAAAAAGACTGGGGATGGGGAAACACTATCT